A stretch of Mustela nigripes isolate SB6536 chromosome 6, MUSNIG.SB6536, whole genome shotgun sequence DNA encodes these proteins:
- the TMT1A gene encoding N6-adenosine-methyltransferase TMT1A, whose protein sequence is MALTIVILRLLVCILASPMFLLNFLGLWNWICKKWFPHFMQRFTVIYNEQMASKKRELFSNLQDFVGPSGKLSLLEVGCGTGANFKFYPPGCRVTCVDPNPNFEKFLIKSVAENRHLQLERFVVAAGEHMPQVADGSVDVVVCTLVLCSVESQERLLQEVHRVLRLGGVFYFLEHVAAESSTWIYFWQQILHPSWYLLFDGCHLTRESWKALERAGFSELKLQHFWAPLSWELVRPHICGYAIK, encoded by the exons ATGGCGCTTACCATCGTTATCCTCAGGCTACTTGTCTGCATCCTGGCATCTCCCATGTTCCTGCTGAACTTTCTGGGCTTGTGGAACTGGATATGCAAAAAATGGTTCCCCCACTTCATGCAGAGGTTCACCGTGATCTACAACGAGCAGATGGCAAGCAAGAAGCGGGAGCTCTTCAGCAACCTGCAGGACTTTGTGGGCCCTTCTGGGAAGCTGTCCCTGCTGGAGGTGGGCTGCGGCACCGGGGCCAACTTCAAGTTCTACCCGCCTGGATGCCGGGTGACTTGTGTTGACCCTAACCCCAACTTTGAGAAGTTCTTGATCAAGAGCGTTGCGGAGAACCGACACCTGCAGTTGGAGCGCTTCGTGGTGGCCGCAGGGGAGCACATGCCGCAGGTGGCCGATGGCTCTGTGGACGTGGTGGTCTGCACCCTGGTCCTGTGCTCCGTGGAGAGCCAGGAGCGCCTCCTCCAGGAGGTGCACCGAGTGCTGAGGCTG gGCGGGGTTTTCTATTTCCTGGAGCATGTAGCTGCTGAGAGCTCAACCTGGATTTACTTTTGGCAACAGATCCTGCATCCTTCCTGGTACCTGCTGTTTGACGGGTGCCACCTGACTAGAGAGAGCTGGAAGGCGCTGGAGCGGGCGGGCTTCTCCGAGCTCAAGCTGCAGCACTTCTGGGCGCCGCTCTCCTGGGAGCTGGTGCGCCCCCACATCTGTGGCTATGCCATCAAGTAG